The region TTGTTAGCTATTAGGCCTCAGTGCATCACTGCTTAAATACAGTTCTCCTGCCTGAAAGGCAGTGCCCTCTTTGATCACCTGAATCCCTCAGCTTCCTCCTCTTACCTTTTCATGTGACCACAGGTTCCTGTCGCTAGCTGGAAACCACATCCACAGAGTGGAGAACCTGCAGGGTCTCCAGAAGCTGCAATTTCTGGATCTCTCTGAGAATCGCATCAAGACTTTGGACACAGGTACATCTAATCCTAAGCTCCACTTTGGCACCTAAGTATACTCTCTGTGGGTTTAATAAGTTGTCCAGAATGAAAGAACATTCTCAAAACACTACCTGGAGCTCCACTGTGGAAAATAGCCCATCCTGTCTTTGATAGGATATTAACATCAAGCAACTATTTTATCAATTTGACTAGTAGACACTGTACTTAGTATAATTCTGCAGCCAGTATAACTTGGGCAAACAAAGCAAAGTTGTgtaccttttcctttttttcctgccatTTGTTCTGGAAGAGACCAGGACTGTGCACAGGGCTATGTGCATTATCTTACTCTCTAGCCCGCTGGAAATCTTGCTAAATTCTGATTTTTCTCCAGGCATTGCCAACACACTTTCAAGTCTCTTTCAGCCTTAATAAGGACTACACACTAGCTTAAGAAAAATGAATTCTGTACACAGTATCTGTTTCTGCACCAACCTGGTGCAATCATGTAGATAACACAAAATCTGGCACTAGAAGCAGCTGCCCCAGGTTAAAAGGGCAATGACAGTAGTGTCTGCTTGTTTGCCTCAGATGCCAAACTGTCATGAGCCAGACCTGCATCCGTCAAACAACAGCAATCTGTATTTATTTCCACTTGCCACCTCTCATTAAGTTCCTTAACTGTTTCTGCCTTATGGTCTATATGCAGATGAACTTCCCCAGAGCCTCCTGGTCCTTAACCTAACAGGAAATAAATGCACGGATCAGAGCCGCTACAGGTAAAGCCACAAAGTAATCCTCCTATACCCACAACCATTTGTTAGCCCTAGCACATGGGGTTATATCGTTTTAGAGCCTACACATGGTGAACAATTAagccccacacctcctgcatctCTGAACCCTAATGTCCACTCTTGGatgatctatagcaggggtgagCAACACTGGCCtgcgggccatttgcagcccttggggacccccaatccggcccgcagggagccctcaatctccaatgagactctggcccatcggagactgttggaggCTGTGGTGGTCCATGACTGCTAGTCATGACCACCAggcatgagctgtgggccaaaTTACAGCAAGACTATAATTACAGAAttgtagtctccatgtgttttctgcttttccctggccatttttttaaaatcccccccccccccgttgtctctgaacaacttgtgtctccatgtgtttctggcttggtctttaTGTTTTCACTTTGTAAGAGGTGTGTGACAAACAGTTCATAATTTTCATGTGGTTCTATATGCCTGTTTGATAGTTCTCATGTGTCTCATGTAtgatagttctcatgtgtattataaataaactcagtaaaattcattcattgatataggttccatctctaatgtattcatttatgtaaatttattcaaattgaaatgtaaattaatccccccccgcCCTCGAAATAAtgacagagatgatgtggctctcctgccaaaatgtttcccCACTCCTGATCTACAGAAATGGAAGTCTGTATACACAATAGCATCATGGAATATGAAGTTGATAATGAGAGCCCACCGACAGCATACAAAGAGTGTGGGATGTGGGAGGAACACTTTTCAGATCAAATAGTGTAGCCAGCAGCGCTCTTCTTTTTAGAAATTAACACTGTGATTGCAGCTGGAAGCTGCATTGTATCCTTTCCCCCTGGAAGTTTGCAGCTCCTCTAGCAACCGCTTGGACCTCACTAGGGAGACCTATCTTGTGCCTTAGAAATGGACTGTTTGAACTCCAGCTGATCTCTCTTGCTATTTCAAGGCAGTGTGTGCTGGAAGCCCTGCCCCATCTAATTGAACTGGATGCCCAGCATATCCCCAGCCAGAAGGCTTCTGTGCaagacagagaaaaggaggaggaggattcaGAAGATAGTGATTACGATGACATTCCCGAGCTCTCTCATCCTCTAACTGCAGAAAAAGGTACTCCAAAAGCTTAGATGAGAGTTTGCTCTCTGTTTCTGAAATAAGTGTTAAGAAAATGGGGAAGCAAAAGAATATCAGGTTTTGCAACTAGAATATAGACTAGAATATAGGTAAGGAAAATATCATTACCATCATTTCAACAATCCTACTTTAATATGCTGTTCAGTCCTTATGTGATTTATCTTTATCAGTAGCCCTGTTACAGTCAATCCATGTTTGCAGCAATGCTTGCTAAAGAAATGTACTTCCAACTGTAAGCTCCACTTTGCCTCCAAAAAAGCTACTGGGTGGGACTCCCAGTCAGAATCGCAGCACGCCATGTCTGAAGCAGACCTAACCAGGGAAGgtatataaaaatgtttttataagATAAGTCCACAGGCAGGCAGGATACCAGTCAAGAGAGGTGAATTCAGTGATGCCAGAATGTGGTGACCACACCTTATCttattcctgttttttttttggggggggggggaagacttctTTGCTGACCTCCATGAGGAGTTTGCCAGTCGATGTacctggaggagaggggaggcagtgaATGAACATGAGGACCGTCTGAAGGAGCTGGATGAACGGCAGAAACTGAGAGGACTCCCTTTTGAAAGAAGCCAAGGTAGCCCCTCTGCACGTATATCCAATTCAGAGCATGTAACTTCAACCCTGGAGGATACCATGCTCCAAACTGAGCATCATGTGGCTTCAAGCCCACTTCTAAAAACAGCACCTCCAACATGTCCTGTGGGAGCACGTGCTTCAAAGGAAAGGCCTGAGGGCAGCGGCAGCCGGACCAAGTTGAAAACCTTGAAAGGAGAAGCACCTGGTACATTAAAAAATGGAAGCAAGAGTGCAAAGAAATGACCATTTCACCATTTGAAGACCTTTTGTGTAACCTTTTTattctgtaaaataaaaaaaatgtctttGAATCTAAGTGACAAAAGAGCTCTGGTCTGTCTTTTTTAAAGTCACATCAAACAATTTTTGCATGGATTAGCCACAATTGCTACTAACAGTAATTACTCCAATAACTCACACACGTTTATAACTATGTATGTGTTATTATGAATAATTATAGTTTATTAGTCAACAGTTGTGGCTATTTCACCTGAGACCTGTTTCCTTTTATATTGTGGCAGAAATGTTTCTAATACTTCTGTATAAAAGATGATGTGACACGTATGACATTCAAAATATTATTTACAGCTGTGTGCTTGGAgtattttttgaaaataaaagTTATACACAAAACCTGGAGTGtagggagacggggggggggggagcttgttAGAAACAGAAAGCCAGGTTACCTCTGCTGTTACTACTAGGTTGCACTTCCTCTGAGAAAATGGCAGTAAGGATGACTATAGATTTACTTAACCCACTAGAGTTTGCCCCTTCTAGTGGAAGTTAAGGAGGCTTGCTGTGACTGTTCGGGATATATCTGCACAATAAATATTCACAGGATGAGAACTGGGTTAACTGTAATAGCTTTCCCAGAAGAAGCCTGTGAACTGTGCAGTCACAAGGCTAATTGGAATTCTTGGTTAGAGAACACTATACCTACACTGGCAGGCAAAATGTTAAGCAGATAGCTGCTTATCTGGTAGCTGATCTATGACCCCTCAACAGAGACTGCAGCAACTCCAattgactcagggcgcaatcctaacccactttccagcactggcatagctatgccactggggcatgtgctgcatcctgcagttggggggcaggcacagaggcttcctcaaggtatgacaatgtttgttcccttacctcgaagttgcattacccttatgtcggtgctggaaaatgggttaggattgcacccttagtctagcAAGTTGCACGTGTACTGTATTCAAGCTATCACCTCTGTACTGAATGAGGAGAGGGTCACAGGCTCTTGGCAGCAAAGCCTTTGGGCAGGCTCATATGTCTCTGGTTTAGAAGGCAGCTCTGTCCCAAATCATCCCCCCAGCAGAGAATGACAACAGGATGGGTATGAAGTAGGatcacagcaggaggaagggactGGAATAAATACTTCTTCTTGTTCCTACAAAGTCTTCAGATCTGAACAAGGAAGCAGAGAACATGCACCTTGCAGGCATTCTGCCTATGCTGCATCTTTAAACAACATACTATGAAATTTTAAAAGTTGagatttcccacccacccacacaataCTGCTTGCTAAAGTACAAAAAAgggtcagttcttgttatcctgcTTTGTCTGGAAGAGGTTACAATCCAAGTACATCCACTGTCGTATCAGCCTTCATACACACAGAAAGCAATTGGCTACACGCTGCCAAAGACCTCAGGAGAAGTGCCTATGTGGCAGATCAGGCAAGCCTACCATTAGCAGAGGACTTGCTAAAAAGCTAATTCTGGGCTCTACCAAGTAGCAAGTGCACGCAACCTAGttaggactctctctctctctttctataaCAAGCATGTACTAGAAACAGGCGTGTTGAAGAGAATGACACCTGCTCAACTCTCCTTACTAAGCCCCTCACTCTCTGTGGAAGCCATGGTTTGCTACTTGGCGAGGGCTGAGAATATCTCAGGCCTGGGAGTTTCCTCACAGCCAAAGCAAGGCATCTTCATCCTGTGCCTGCCCTTCCACTGCAGGGGAATCAGAGGTCTCTGCTTAtccaaattattattataaatatttatatacccctcttcaattaaaagttcacaaggcAATTTAGCAAAGGCTTAagaaaatggttccttgtccctcAATGGGGCTCACAATCTATCAAGCAGCACAacggagacaccagcaacagccactagaggGCGGACATGCTGGGTTGAATTGGAACAATCCTTGCCTGAAATGCAAGAGAGCTACCCTGTTAATagcctttgcccagttagcaggggaaaagaGAAACAGGATTATTTCCTCCCATATTTTCCAGGGTTGGCTCACCTTTCCTCTTTTCTTTACTAAGGTGATTTCACTGATCAAAGGGATCCAACGTAAGCATACTCAGTCACATGCTCACCAGATGATAAAATAAAGCAACTAGCTAAAATTTGAGATTGATGACAGGGTGTCACCTGTCACATACTTTACTCAGAAGAATGCCATGCCAAgtcttacacagtgcattgtctCTGACAGTGGTCAGCCAGAGAACCCAGGAAATCCCCAAGTAGGGCACAATGGGATGACCCCTTCTTACTTGTATGCAACTCCTGGACACAGAGGTTCCATTTTTAGCTGTTATTGCTGTTAACTAGATATGTCCATGCTTCATGGCATTTTCAAATCACAACTTGTGCCAGTGGATACAAGACATCCAGTGACAATGACTACTGTAGGCTATGTATGCTAACCCCAGAATATTACGTTTAATAaacaaaggaggggggaagacaCCATTACAGATGAAAGATGAGATTCACACATGGAACTCTCTATAGTTATGGGATCAGACTTCAACCTACATGTTCTGAATGGGGGAAAGCAATAATTCTCCATCATTTGTATAATTTGAGTTCTTTGTTAATGTAGTCACAGAAAAGGTCAGCCAACTCTTGGGGTTTCAGAATAAAGGAACCTGCCAACAAGTTCTTCATGGCATCCAAAATCTTCTGCTGAAGTTTCTGTATTGTCTCCTGGAGTCTTTGGTtctcctgctgtgggggggggggggaagggtcacAAAGGACAGATGGTATGTTAATGGGGACCTACAAAAAGGAGATATCGCAATCATCTGCCTCTGCATGACACTTGCCACATCTCTCCAccatttctttaaataaataaatacaaaagctGTAAAGTTTCTAAACCCCAGAGCCACATGAAAAATAAGTGATAAATATGGATGACTATGAACAACTCAGAAACTAGACTTGGCAAGCAATCCAGTGCAGGACAACCTCAGCACTGGGCGACAGCAATGCTCCTTGACCACAGGGCTCAATTTACTCACAGTCTCTGCTTCTAAACCCCTTACAAGTCCCTTTGCCTCTATTGCTAACATTGAAAACAGAGATCACATGGGAGCAATGCAGGGATTATTTCTCCTGTTCATTCCAGAGAGACCCATCCTGAGAACTGAAGCAACACTAGTACAGAAAGGAGCAATGCATTGGGAGAAATTACTCCCTTTTTCACAGGACTTCAGATGCTGGCTACTTTGGAAGGTGTCCTTGGATTTAAAGCAGTCAGGTTTAATGTCAGGATACCCAGAATTCCAAGCAAAAAAGGCATGACCATAAAAATCTTGCTGCCAAAGCAGTCTGACATAAAGGACGCACCTCGCCATAAAAAGTTCaaactgagaaacactgggaaaCTGGACCCTCCCCTCAGAGAATTACAAGTCTCCTAATAGGACTCTCAGCAACTTTCAGAAACTTCACACAATTATAAATTGTTCTCATGAACTTGCTTGGGGCAGCAGACATGATGGTGAGCCCAGGTCAGCTTAGCACAAAAGAGGGTTGCAAGCAAACATATTGGAGGTTACCTGATTACGATTCATGATTTCCAAAACTAACTGATGCTGTCTGTAGAGCTCGTGCCTCCGGTCAACTCGGCTCTGAAACCGAGGAACCTCCCGGATGGGGTCTTTGTCACCAAAGTTTGGCGACTGCACCTGAGGGAAGGGAGTGATGTTGGAAGCAAAAATGAAGGGTTTGAAAACAGACCTGccaagtgaaagagagagagagagagagaattgtcagGTAGATCACACAAAGAAAGGCACAGGCAAACTGTGACAACATGATATAAATCCAAACAAAATACCATACGTATAAAAATACTACACAAATGTTTAACtgagctgtttttaaaaaggccCTGGTTTCAGCAGCTGCACCCTTACTTGCCACAAGGATGGCCCAGCAAGCAATGCCAAATGGCCAAGATTAAAGCCCGCACTTTTAACTGAAACTGGAAGCAGGTTGGTAACCAATGCAACTGCTGCAGGGCTGGTTGAAAATAGGAAGCTTCCATCTGCACAGGTTGAAGCTACCAAATTGTCTTGAAGGGCAGCCTGATATAGAGTGCATGGCTCTAGTCAGGACTGGAAGTCGCTCCAAGCTCACCAAGAAAGTTTAATGGCAAAGTGGCCATTTAAACTCGGGTCTGGCTAGTACAAGGATGCACTCCTGGtttttcaacatggtttattaAGGCTGCTTCTAAGCTTAGAGCTCCATGTGGCTCACAAACTGTGGTTTAGCCACCCTTGTTCTAAGGTCACAGCCAGTTTTGTAGCTTTTTCAGGTAAAGTACATTGAATTGCAGCTGGACGTTTATCACTAGTAAAGACAAGAGCTAGAATACGGATGCAATTCGCTCACCTGTGTCCCTAATCTTCATTAAGAGATAAATCACCATGGTTAACCCCAGCTAGATACCACCAAGGGCGACCCCAAGTAAAGTGCACAACTGTCAAGCAGGCTTCCCCTATGCTGCAAAGATGCTTCTGGGACAGGAAAGCAATAATGGGTAATACCTGGAAGAAGGCAACTGTGCATGTGTCTGTTCTGTTGAATTTGTTAAGCAGGAGCTCTTAGCTCACCTGGAAGGGTCTGGTGTGGCTGTGAGGAAGTGGACGCAAGGTATGTGAGGGTCCTGTGGGAGGATGGACACCATACTTCCTGTGGTGCAGAAACCCTCAGAATCCACACAGATCCCACTGGCCTTGTCACTCAGGATGGTCATGATGGTCTCTGCAGTGATTTGCCCTACAACCACACAAGAGGAGGAGTAATGCACAAACACTGGAGATGGCAAATAGGTCACCCCACTGCCAAAGAGGGGCCCACTGCCCCACCGTTCATTCATTTGTTTAGTGTCATAATTCACATGTGCCTGCAGAGATGGCTCTACAATCAGACAAAACAAAGAGAAGTTTTGGGGAACCATTAACAGGGGGCTTGGCAGGAGACAGATGTGCCCAAGGGTGAACGATCCACTCAGAAGTTtcccagcacaggccagttgaAATTAGTAAAAAGGGATGCCACTAGGACTTTCCATAGCAGACATCAAAATATCTTCGGCTGGCACCTGGACCTCTTCTAGCAAGCTAAATTCCTGCCCTACCTAATCCAGATGCAGAGGAACTAACTAAAGTCTCCAAGttgaacagaaaagaaaaaactctgcatatgctcagaggtaGTCTGCTCCCCAGCTAGTGCATGAATTTCCTTCAGCCAAACTGAATACACAATCCACTGCAGACCACTCAAATTTTCAGTCAAGAGTTCCATTTTAATAGAtccaacaaaccccccccccttcaatttGGATTCTTTCCCTCCAGTTTTTGAAAAGACACCTGAATGCTGCTGTAGTAGTCGCTGGCCAGCACAGTAGCGAGCTTTGGCTGCCTCCATGCGGACAGGCTGATGGATGAGAGAGAATACCTCCGTGAAACTGAATTCCCCTTCGCCGTTCCACCAACCCTGCTCCTGGGCATGTTGCCTTAGGCCATGGTGTTCAGCAGTAATGTCCACACCAATGCTCAGTTGGTTGGAGATGTTCCGGGCATCTTCTGTAGGGGAGGAACCAGTGAAAGGTGAGAAAAAAGCTCAATAACTGAGTAATTCTGAACACCTTAGGTTACTTATATAAGGTCCCACCCAGGGCCCATCAGAGGAAggtacctgggcccaggggcTAAAGGAGGGGCTGCTAAAATTTCTTGGCAACATACATTTTTCGATCCCTTCACAGCCCATGAGAGGAGATTACAGGGGTACATCGTACCTGGGCctggagtcaaaaagggggcccaggagccaaaggtgggaagatggaattttcttgggatctcagaaaatgtttgcttatATTGTGAAGACTAGCACTCACATttggtgtaagcctacatagttttatatattgtaattcatagaattacaatgattgtatgaaattatgatccaatgtagaagggaaggggccccaaataaattttgtacccccAAAAGGGGCCCACCTGACACCCACTTTaaccacctgataaaattcatctcagtgGCTCTTGTCTCACGACTCTTGCTCTTTATT is a window of Tiliqua scincoides isolate rTilSci1 chromosome 5, rTilSci1.hap2, whole genome shotgun sequence DNA encoding:
- the SCRN2 gene encoding secernin-2 isoform X1, with translation MADSCRLVPSSCDCFVSLPPASANREVIFGKNSDRPRDEVQEVVYFPAGCHAKGTKVQCTYIEVDQVERTHAIVLSRPAWLWGAEMGANEHGVCIGNEGVWSKEPVGEVEALLGMDLVRLGLERGSSAHEAVQVIAELLEHYGQGGNCKEEPTPFVYHNTFLVADRTEAWILETAGRFWAAQRIKEDARNISNQLSIGVDITAEHHGLRQHAQEQGWWNGEGEFSFTEVFSLIHQPVRMEAAKARYCAGQRLLQQHSGQITAETIMTILSDKASGICVDSEGFCTTGSMVSILPQDPHIPCVHFLTATPDPSRSVFKPFIFASNITPFPQVQSPNFGDKDPIREVPRFQSRVDRRHELYRQHQLVLEIMNRNQQENQRLQETIQKLQQKILDAMKNLLAGSFILKPQELADLFCDYINKELKLYK
- the LRRC46 gene encoding leucine-rich repeat-containing protein 46; protein product: MPEENSQNSSKTGVNLTKSLIAQRNLFIPVGKETPENISKALTSLSILRLDRERISCIANLQGFQQIHSIYLQENQIEKIENLSCLPNLKFLSLAGNHIHRVENLQGLQKLQFLDLSENRIKTLDTDELPQSLLVLNLTGNKCTDQSRYRQCVLEALPHLIELDAQHIPSQKASVQDREKEEEDSEDSDYDDIPELSHPLTAEKDFFADLHEEFASRCTWRRGEAVNEHEDRLKELDERQKLRGLPFERSQGSPSARISNSEHVTSTLEDTMLQTEHHVASSPLLKTAPPTCPVGARASKERPEGSGSRTKLKTLKGEAPVVSQRTQEIPK
- the SCRN2 gene encoding secernin-2 isoform X2 gives rise to the protein MADSCRLVPSSCDCFVSLPPASANREVIFGKNSDRPRDEVQEVVYFPAGCHAKGTKVQCTYIEVDQVERTHAIVLSRPAWLWGAEMGANEHGVCIGNEGVWSKEPVGEVEALLGMDLVRLGLERGSSAHEAVQVIAELLEHYGQGGNCKEEPTPFVYHNTFLVADRTEAWILETAGRFWAAQRIKEDARNISNQLSIGVDITAEHHGLRQHAQEQGWWNGEGEFSFTEVFSLIHQPVRMEAAKARYCAGQRLLQQHSGQITAETIMTILSDKASGICVDSEGFCTTGSMVSILPQDPHIPCVHFLTATPDPSRSVFKPFIFASNITPFPQVQSPNFGDKDPIREVPRFQSRVDRRHELYRQHQLVLEIMNRNQENQRLQETIQKLQQKILDAMKNLLAGSFILKPQELADLFCDYINKELKLYK